The following proteins are encoded in a genomic region of Nocardioides sp. cx-173:
- a CDS encoding aromatic ring-hydroxylating dioxygenase subunit alpha, translated as MFKNFWYAVEFSSDVEPGKPKKVKILGQQLVLYRKTSDNSVVAMSDLCVHRGAALSGGEVKGDCIVCPYHGWEYKPDGQVERIPAHPDKGIPRKARVDAYPVVEKYSFVWVYMGDLPEEERPPIPDWSDIDDTETYRAVRGEFLWKSNYERILENGVDVAHTPFVHGGVFGNREKPEVPEFEVESSPWHCKVSVVLNPPRSKGLWGAINPNKQALADRPPVPVSTTWWLPNMILLHIQTPMGDLKIFDVNIPIDEETTLVKFVALRTFFKGKWADRDARRRVFKVLYEDQAIVDNVRPELLPFDLSDELHVKSDINAVIYRRRRRELIEMGWGVEGNMIAGEGPARVEARVIPSPIRKEVPELASAWNFKEVRSREILSGNADRAQRGDSPRTDPVPEGTETIEEITA; from the coding sequence GTGTTCAAGAACTTCTGGTACGCCGTCGAGTTCAGCTCCGACGTCGAGCCCGGGAAGCCCAAGAAGGTCAAGATCCTCGGCCAGCAGCTGGTGCTGTACCGCAAGACCAGCGACAACTCGGTGGTCGCGATGTCGGACCTGTGCGTGCACCGGGGTGCGGCGCTCTCGGGCGGCGAGGTCAAGGGCGACTGCATCGTGTGCCCCTACCACGGCTGGGAGTACAAGCCGGACGGGCAGGTGGAGAGGATCCCCGCCCACCCCGACAAGGGCATCCCGCGCAAGGCGCGGGTCGACGCCTACCCGGTTGTGGAGAAGTACTCCTTCGTGTGGGTCTACATGGGCGACCTCCCCGAGGAGGAGCGCCCGCCGATCCCGGACTGGTCCGACATCGACGACACCGAGACCTATCGCGCGGTCCGGGGGGAGTTCCTCTGGAAGTCCAACTACGAGCGGATCCTCGAGAACGGCGTCGACGTCGCCCACACGCCGTTCGTGCACGGTGGCGTCTTCGGCAACCGCGAGAAGCCCGAGGTCCCGGAGTTCGAGGTCGAGAGCTCGCCGTGGCACTGCAAGGTGTCGGTGGTCCTCAACCCGCCGCGCTCCAAGGGCCTGTGGGGCGCGATCAACCCCAACAAGCAGGCGCTCGCCGACCGCCCGCCGGTCCCGGTCTCGACGACCTGGTGGCTGCCCAACATGATCCTGCTGCACATCCAGACCCCGATGGGCGACCTGAAGATCTTCGACGTCAACATCCCGATCGACGAGGAGACCACGCTGGTCAAGTTCGTCGCGCTGCGCACCTTCTTCAAGGGCAAGTGGGCCGACCGTGACGCCCGCCGTCGCGTCTTCAAGGTGCTCTACGAGGACCAGGCGATCGTCGACAACGTCCGGCCCGAGCTGCTGCCCTTCGACCTCTCCGACGAGCTGCACGTGAAGAGCGACATCAACGCCGTGATCTACCGTCGCCGCCGCCGTGAGCTCATCGAGATGGGCTGGGGAGTCGAGGGCAACATGATCGCCGGCGAGGGGCCGGCCCGGGTGGAGGCCCGCGTCATCCCCTCCCCGATCCGCAAGGAGGTGCCCGAGCTCGCGAGCGCCTGGAACTTCAAGGAGGTCCGCAGCCGGGAGATCCTCTCCGGCAACGCCGACCGGGCCCAGCGCGGCGACTCGCCGCGCACCGACCCCGTGCCCGAGGGCACGGAGACCATCGAGGAGATCACCGCATGA
- a CDS encoding alpha/beta hydrolase family protein, which produces MSVYVRTARTAVRVPGAPAPYDTVHVVARYPALPAQDEAQRMSGRLDADAAGAPYPVVVIASGVNLPADGYRWLACRLVEAGFVVAGYDWLGELFPGEPGLTPGIDLEAAGPEHYGERPTTPALAPVLDALASLNGSGPLAGLLDLERVGVFGHSAGGTVLLQSARAEWFPQVRAVVTYAAHTMAAQALGHAPRTLLAAPVAAPTLLIDGTADGVIAASAIRYGEQAGAAAHDPVERTWREALPESTEAWLVRLAGGGHLLPVHPEDPSTARGFLEEPTDADPERLRQVLADLVTSFLAAKLLGRPEDKQRLEQLTEQPPSEIADIHRR; this is translated from the coding sequence GTGTCGGTCTACGTCCGCACGGCGCGCACCGCCGTCCGCGTCCCCGGGGCACCCGCCCCCTACGACACGGTGCACGTGGTTGCGCGCTACCCGGCGCTGCCGGCCCAGGACGAGGCCCAGCGCATGAGTGGCCGGCTCGACGCCGACGCCGCCGGCGCGCCGTACCCGGTCGTGGTGATCGCCTCCGGCGTGAACCTGCCGGCGGACGGCTACCGATGGCTCGCCTGCCGCCTGGTCGAGGCCGGCTTCGTCGTGGCGGGCTACGACTGGCTGGGTGAGCTGTTCCCCGGCGAGCCGGGCCTCACCCCCGGCATCGACCTGGAGGCCGCCGGCCCCGAGCACTACGGCGAACGGCCGACCACGCCCGCGCTCGCGCCGGTGCTCGACGCCCTCGCGTCGCTCAACGGCTCCGGGCCCCTGGCCGGACTCCTGGACCTCGAGCGGGTCGGGGTGTTCGGTCACTCCGCCGGTGGCACGGTCCTGCTGCAGTCGGCGCGGGCCGAGTGGTTCCCCCAGGTGCGTGCCGTGGTCACCTACGCCGCCCACACCATGGCCGCGCAGGCGCTCGGCCACGCGCCCCGCACCCTGCTCGCCGCGCCCGTCGCGGCCCCGACCCTGCTGATCGACGGCACCGCCGACGGCGTGATCGCCGCGAGCGCGATCCGTTACGGCGAGCAGGCCGGCGCCGCGGCGCACGACCCGGTCGAGCGCACGTGGCGCGAGGCCCTGCCGGAGTCCACCGAGGCCTGGCTGGTCCGGCTCGCGGGCGGCGGCCACCTGCTGCCGGTGCACCCCGAGGACCCCTCGACCGCTCGCGGGTTCCTCGAGGAGCCCACCGACGCCGACCCCGAGCGGCTGCGCCAGGTCCTCGCGGACCTCGTCACCTCGTTCCTGGCCGCGAAGCTCCTCGGTCGCCCCGAGGACAAGCAGCGGCTGGAGCAGCTCACCGAGCAGCCGCCGTCCGAGATCGCCGACATCCACCGTCGCTAG